In a single window of the Pedococcus dokdonensis genome:
- a CDS encoding prenyltransferase/squalene oxidase repeat-containing protein: MHRTIRSARPAAALALALAATLVVPGAAFAGTTEPTPATTTAASTTSPTTGTPTGSPTTSTSPTTAATTTAPTTSADPTTATQPPSPVTTTATTTATASSSSTTTATTRSKRPTVKAESASKERTPFGSASGLRAALVPGDSSDQAAYAAGFIVRTLAARDDHYNYPASTFFDGGNTIDAVLALDGAGAGLAQADATTDYLAAHVNDYVGYPDPAGSPTAETYAGPLGKLVIGVVAQGGDPTDFGGQDLVARLEGLLTPAGRFSDKSNFGDATNPSGDYSNTIGQVLDIIALGRATGSVPDAAGDYLLDQQCADGGFRGNLDVAGAACTSDTDATAFAAQALVGLLGADDPATIAVLDWLSSHQAANGGFLNQDGQYNANTAGVAAQAFAAGGLDAELARAQAFLATLQFDCSFATALRGGIAFTSADYAALKAAPTKTAELDRALRATPQASLGLAGDSLLTVTADGAADDAPTLDCRTSTTSTTSSPATSTSSTSSVTPSGGGNDPADPASATPGSLAFTGADVAAMSLLGTLLLLAGVGAIVLARRKGVHA; the protein is encoded by the coding sequence ATGCACCGCACGATCCGCAGCGCCCGACCGGCCGCTGCCCTCGCCCTGGCCCTGGCAGCCACCCTGGTCGTCCCCGGCGCGGCGTTCGCCGGCACGACCGAGCCCACCCCCGCCACCACCACGGCCGCGAGCACCACGAGCCCCACGACCGGGACGCCCACGGGCTCGCCGACGACCTCGACGTCGCCGACGACCGCGGCCACGACGACCGCGCCCACGACGTCTGCCGACCCGACCACCGCGACGCAGCCGCCCAGCCCGGTCACCACCACGGCCACCACCACGGCCACGGCGTCGTCCAGCAGCACGACCACGGCGACCACCAGGTCGAAGCGGCCCACCGTGAAGGCCGAGTCCGCGTCGAAGGAGCGGACGCCGTTCGGCTCCGCGTCCGGCCTGCGCGCCGCGCTGGTGCCGGGTGACAGCTCCGACCAGGCGGCCTACGCGGCCGGGTTCATCGTCCGGACCCTCGCGGCCCGCGACGACCACTACAACTACCCGGCCTCCACGTTCTTCGACGGCGGCAACACCATCGACGCGGTCCTCGCTCTCGACGGCGCGGGAGCGGGGCTCGCGCAGGCGGACGCCACCACCGACTACCTCGCCGCCCACGTGAATGACTACGTCGGCTACCCCGACCCGGCCGGCTCCCCGACCGCCGAGACGTACGCCGGGCCGCTCGGCAAGCTCGTCATCGGCGTGGTCGCCCAGGGTGGCGACCCGACGGACTTCGGCGGGCAGGACCTCGTCGCCCGCCTCGAGGGCCTGCTGACCCCGGCCGGCCGGTTCTCGGACAAGTCCAACTTCGGCGACGCGACCAACCCCAGCGGTGACTACTCCAACACGATCGGCCAGGTGCTGGACATCATCGCGCTGGGCCGGGCGACCGGCTCGGTCCCCGACGCCGCCGGCGACTACCTCCTCGACCAGCAGTGCGCCGACGGCGGATTCCGCGGCAACCTCGACGTGGCCGGTGCGGCGTGCACCAGTGACACCGACGCGACCGCCTTCGCGGCCCAGGCGCTCGTCGGCCTCCTCGGCGCCGACGACCCCGCCACCATCGCCGTCCTCGACTGGCTGTCGTCGCACCAGGCCGCCAACGGCGGGTTCCTCAACCAGGACGGCCAGTACAACGCCAACACCGCCGGTGTCGCGGCCCAGGCCTTCGCAGCGGGTGGCCTGGACGCGGAGCTCGCCAGGGCGCAGGCGTTCCTCGCGACCCTGCAGTTCGACTGCTCGTTCGCAACCGCCCTGCGTGGCGGGATCGCCTTCACCTCGGCCGACTACGCGGCGCTCAAGGCCGCCCCGACCAAGACCGCCGAGCTCGACCGGGCCCTGCGCGCCACGCCGCAGGCCTCCCTCGGTCTGGCCGGCGACTCCCTGCTGACGGTGACCGCCGACGGCGCGGCGGACGACGCTCCGACGCTCGACTGCCGCACCAGCACGACGAGCACCACCTCGTCGCCTGCGACGTCCACGTCGAGCACCTCCTCGGTGACGCCGTCCGGTGGCGGGAACGACCCGGCCGACCCCGCGTCGGCCACGCCGGGCTCGCTGGCCTTCACCGGCGCCGACGTCGCGGCCATGTCGCTGCTCGGCACGCTGCTCCTCCTCGCCGGCGTCGGCGCCATCGTGCTGGCCCGACGCAAGGGCGTGCACGCCTGA
- a CDS encoding energy-coupling factor transporter transmembrane component T has product MRTAGTPLTRHLHPVAWWVWAIGLAVACSRTTNPLLLLLAVGVAAMVVAAKRGSSPWARAFRLYLVLGAFIIVVRVLLHVVVGYKLGETRLYTLPSVELPGITLLGPLYLEGLLAAAVEGLRLASLIACIGAANALANPKRLLRALPSSLHEIGTAVVISVTVAPQLAESVQRVRRARVLRGEGGTGLRSVGRVALPVLQDTLDRSLALASAMDSRGYGRRTPQPDGTRRVTAALTLTGLLGAGIGMYGLLDATAPRVIGLPMLLAGLGLAALGMRVGGRSVQRSVYRPDPWAIPEWLVAGSGLLAAVAVVVQSTRAPGTLVLPVSPLAAPALPTLAVLGVLLAALPALVAPDPPAPRRGATP; this is encoded by the coding sequence GTGCGCACGGCCGGCACCCCGCTGACCCGACACCTGCACCCAGTCGCCTGGTGGGTGTGGGCGATCGGGCTGGCCGTGGCCTGTTCGCGCACCACCAACCCGCTCCTGCTCCTGCTCGCCGTGGGGGTGGCGGCGATGGTCGTCGCGGCCAAGCGCGGCAGCTCGCCGTGGGCCCGCGCGTTCCGGCTCTACCTCGTGCTCGGGGCGTTCATCATCGTCGTGCGCGTGCTGCTGCACGTGGTGGTCGGCTACAAGCTCGGCGAGACCCGGCTCTACACGCTGCCCAGCGTCGAGCTGCCCGGCATCACCCTGCTCGGACCGCTCTACCTCGAGGGCCTGCTGGCCGCTGCCGTCGAAGGGCTGCGGCTCGCGAGCCTGATCGCGTGCATCGGCGCCGCCAACGCCCTGGCGAACCCCAAGCGCCTGCTGCGCGCGCTGCCCAGCTCGCTGCACGAGATCGGCACGGCCGTGGTCATCTCCGTCACGGTGGCACCCCAGCTGGCCGAGAGCGTCCAGCGGGTGCGGCGGGCCCGGGTGCTGCGCGGTGAGGGCGGGACCGGCCTGCGATCGGTGGGCCGGGTCGCCCTCCCGGTGCTCCAGGACACCCTCGACCGCTCGCTCGCACTGGCGTCGGCGATGGACTCGAGGGGCTACGGCCGCCGCACCCCCCAGCCGGACGGCACCAGACGGGTGACCGCCGCACTGACCCTCACCGGGCTGCTCGGCGCAGGCATCGGCATGTACGGCCTGCTCGACGCCACCGCACCGCGCGTGATCGGGCTGCCCATGCTGCTCGCCGGCCTCGGGCTGGCGGCCCTCGGGATGCGGGTCGGCGGGCGCAGCGTGCAGCGCAGCGTCTATCGCCCCGACCCCTGGGCCATCCCCGAGTGGCTGGTGGCCGGCTCCGGGCTGCTGGCCGCGGTCGCCGTGGTCGTCCAGTCCACGCGTGCCCCGGGCACGCTCGTGCTCCCCGTCTCCCCGCTCGCGGCGCCGGCCCTGCCCACGCTGGCCGTCCTCGGCGTCCTCCTGGCCGCGCTGCCCGCCCTCGTGGCGCCGGACCCGCCCGCACCGCGCCGGGGTGCGACGCCATGA
- a CDS encoding ABC transporter ATP-binding protein gives MTVNTTPVVTDPRPVVFDDVTIRYAGSAHPTLRSVSFGLEEGELVLVTGRTGSGKSTLLGAVNGTVPHFTGGHLGGRVTVFGQDTRTHRPRDLAGTVGVVRQDPLSGFVTDTVEEELAYTLEQLALEPAAMRRRVEEVLDLLGIADLRDAPLRDLSGGQQQRVAIGSVLTASPRLLVLDEPTSALDPTGAEEVLATLARLVHDLGLTVVLSEHRLERIIGFADRVLEVHDDGSVLDGTPRAVMATSPLAPPVVQLGRLAGWEPLPLTVREARRAATTLRAGLSRNPGAPAGARVAPGESPLGGGERIVASGLSVTHGDVAAVRAIDLAVRDGEVAVLMGRNGSGKSSLLWALHGSGPRSAGTVTVRTAGDQRVDPATESPRARRSHVGLVPQNAPDLLYLDSVRAECHQSDHESAAAGGTTRAILDRLAPGTLEDHHPRDLSEGQQLALVLAVQLAATPGALLLDEPTRGLDHPAKEALADLLRDLAAAGTALAVATHDVEFAATVADRVVVLAEGRVVADGPATDVLCDSPAFAPQVAKVLAPARVVRLDQVPTTASTSATLGAP, from the coding sequence ATGACCGTCAACACCACCCCGGTGGTCACCGACCCCAGGCCAGTCGTCTTCGACGACGTCACCATCCGGTATGCCGGCAGCGCACATCCCACGCTCCGCTCGGTGTCGTTCGGGCTGGAGGAGGGCGAGCTCGTCCTCGTCACGGGCCGCACCGGCTCGGGCAAGTCCACCCTGCTGGGAGCCGTCAACGGCACCGTCCCCCACTTCACCGGTGGGCACCTCGGCGGGCGGGTGACCGTCTTCGGGCAGGACACGCGGACCCACCGCCCCCGCGACCTGGCCGGGACCGTCGGGGTGGTGCGCCAGGACCCGCTGTCGGGCTTCGTCACCGACACCGTCGAGGAGGAGCTCGCCTACACGCTCGAGCAGCTCGCCCTCGAGCCGGCGGCGATGCGCCGGCGGGTCGAGGAGGTGCTCGACCTGCTCGGCATCGCAGACCTGCGCGACGCGCCCCTGCGCGACCTCTCCGGGGGGCAGCAGCAGCGCGTCGCGATCGGTTCCGTCCTGACCGCCAGCCCACGCCTGCTCGTGCTCGACGAGCCCACCTCGGCGCTCGACCCGACCGGCGCCGAGGAGGTCCTCGCCACCTTGGCCCGGCTGGTCCACGACCTCGGTCTCACGGTCGTGCTGTCGGAGCATCGCCTCGAGCGGATCATCGGGTTCGCCGACCGGGTGCTCGAGGTGCACGACGACGGCTCGGTCCTCGACGGCACGCCGCGTGCGGTGATGGCGACCTCCCCCCTGGCCCCCCCGGTGGTGCAGCTCGGTCGGCTCGCCGGCTGGGAGCCACTGCCCCTCACCGTCCGCGAGGCCCGGCGCGCTGCCACGACCCTGCGGGCCGGCCTCTCCCGCAACCCGGGCGCCCCCGCGGGTGCTCGGGTTGCACCTGGTGAGAGCCCGCTCGGCGGAGGCGAGCGCATCGTCGCGTCGGGGCTCTCGGTCACCCACGGGGACGTCGCCGCGGTGCGCGCCATCGACCTCGCTGTCCGCGACGGGGAGGTCGCGGTCCTGATGGGGCGCAACGGATCCGGCAAGTCCTCGTTGCTCTGGGCCCTGCACGGCAGTGGCCCCCGCAGCGCCGGCACGGTCACGGTCCGCACGGCCGGCGACCAGCGCGTCGACCCCGCCACGGAGTCACCGCGCGCACGACGGAGCCATGTCGGGCTGGTGCCGCAGAACGCCCCCGACCTGCTCTACCTCGACTCGGTGCGGGCGGAGTGCCACCAGTCGGACCACGAGTCCGCGGCGGCCGGCGGCACGACTCGGGCCATCCTCGACCGGCTCGCCCCCGGTACACTCGAGGACCACCATCCCCGCGACCTGTCGGAGGGGCAGCAGCTGGCCCTGGTCCTGGCCGTCCAGCTCGCGGCGACACCCGGGGCGCTGCTGCTCGACGAGCCCACCCGCGGGCTCGACCACCCCGCGAAGGAAGCCCTCGCCGACCTGCTGCGCGACCTGGCCGCCGCCGGCACCGCCCTCGCCGTCGCGACCCACGACGTGGAGTTCGCCGCCACCGTGGCCGACCGCGTCGTGGTGCTGGCCGAGGGGCGCGTCGTGGCCGACGGCCCGGCCACCGACGTGCTCTGCGACTCACCGGCGTTCGCCCCCCAGGTCGCCAAGGTGCTCGCCCCGGCCCGGGTCGTGCGCCTCGACCAGGTGCCGACCACCGCCTCCACCTCCGCCACCCTCGGAGCGCCGTGA
- a CDS encoding ECF transporter S component gives MAAPARAIALRPRSTVALALVSVAGLLAFLWPLFVTTGSRLGQNADATLVFALLLPLLMAVVLFEISEGGLDVKAVAMLGVLSAVGAALRPLGAGTAGLETVFFLLVLGGRVFGPAFGFVLGSTTLFASALITGGVGPWLPYQMLGAAWVGLGAGLLPRVPQRWELVLLAAYGAVAGLLYGLALNFSFWPFANGLESDLSFVAGAPPWENLRRFGIFSLATSVWWDIGRAVTNVVLIAVTGRAVLGTLRRASRRAAFDADATFDHLDEPAPRHTLQG, from the coding sequence ATGGCCGCCCCCGCCCGCGCCATCGCGCTGCGCCCCCGGTCCACCGTGGCGCTCGCCCTCGTCTCCGTCGCCGGCCTGCTCGCCTTCCTCTGGCCGCTGTTCGTCACCACCGGCTCGAGGCTCGGCCAGAACGCCGACGCCACACTGGTCTTCGCGCTGCTGCTGCCCCTGCTGATGGCGGTGGTGCTGTTCGAGATCAGCGAGGGCGGCCTCGACGTGAAGGCGGTCGCGATGCTCGGCGTGCTGTCCGCTGTCGGCGCTGCCCTGCGCCCGCTCGGCGCCGGGACCGCCGGGCTCGAGACGGTCTTCTTCCTGCTCGTCCTCGGTGGGCGGGTCTTCGGTCCGGCCTTCGGGTTCGTCCTGGGGTCGACGACGCTGTTCGCGTCGGCCCTCATCACCGGCGGGGTGGGGCCCTGGCTGCCCTACCAGATGCTCGGCGCCGCATGGGTCGGGTTGGGAGCGGGCCTGCTGCCACGAGTCCCGCAGCGCTGGGAGCTCGTGCTGCTGGCCGCCTACGGCGCCGTCGCGGGGCTGCTCTACGGCCTGGCGCTCAACTTCTCTTTCTGGCCCTTCGCCAACGGGCTCGAGAGCGACCTGTCGTTCGTCGCGGGCGCCCCGCCGTGGGAGAACCTGCGTCGCTTCGGGATCTTCTCCCTGGCCACCTCGGTCTGGTGGGACATCGGCCGGGCCGTCACCAACGTGGTGCTCATCGCCGTCACCGGCCGGGCGGTCCTCGGCACCCTGCGCCGGGCGTCCCGCCGGGCGGCCTTCGACGCCGACGCGACCTTCGACCATCTCGACGAGCCGGCCCCGCGGCATACGCTGCAGGGATGA
- a CDS encoding FAD-binding oxidoreductase — protein sequence MTTPTSLAVPTVTDPDVRAGYGVDESVGAVAPDDFEVVRARDLGDVVEVMRWAHETRTPVVPQGARSSLTGSSVAIDGGVVLNTEGLDSISTIDPLEGLAVVGPGVVNKGLKDAVAAEGLFYPPDPASSAFCTIGGNVATNAGGLCCVKYGVTGDYVRALQVVLPGGEVVRTGHRTAKGVAGLDLTGLFVGSEGTLGVVTEVTTRLLPAPDPALTVLATFDSLDAASVAIVALRRERHVPSLVELLDRAAVSAVQSLADYGFPRDCEAVLLVQSDRPDHTSEDVQRYAALLTDAGAAEVAVADDPTEADLLLAGRRALSPALEAKGPRYLEDVCVPVGRLTDLIRTGQGIAAAHGLEIVMAGHAGDGNLHPSIFFDAADPGSRRRAHQAFTEVVTAALAMGGTITGEHGVGTLKAPWLAQELGERELERQRAVKALFDPRGILNPGRVYWS from the coding sequence ATGACCACGCCCACGTCGTTGGCCGTCCCCACCGTCACCGATCCTGACGTCAGGGCCGGCTACGGCGTCGACGAGTCGGTCGGTGCGGTCGCTCCGGACGACTTCGAGGTGGTGCGGGCGCGCGACCTCGGCGACGTGGTCGAGGTGATGCGCTGGGCGCACGAGACACGCACCCCGGTGGTGCCCCAGGGAGCGCGCAGCAGCCTCACCGGGAGCTCGGTGGCGATCGACGGCGGCGTCGTCCTCAACACCGAGGGGCTGGACTCGATCAGCACGATCGACCCGCTCGAAGGCCTCGCGGTGGTCGGCCCCGGCGTCGTGAACAAGGGACTCAAGGACGCCGTCGCCGCCGAGGGACTGTTCTACCCACCCGACCCGGCGAGCTCGGCGTTCTGCACCATCGGCGGCAACGTCGCCACCAATGCGGGCGGGCTCTGCTGCGTGAAGTACGGCGTGACCGGTGACTACGTCCGCGCCCTCCAGGTCGTCCTGCCCGGTGGCGAGGTCGTGCGCACCGGCCACCGCACCGCGAAGGGCGTCGCCGGGCTGGACCTCACCGGCCTGTTCGTGGGGTCCGAGGGCACGCTGGGCGTGGTCACCGAGGTCACCACGCGGTTGCTGCCCGCACCGGACCCGGCCCTGACCGTGCTGGCCACCTTCGACTCGCTCGACGCCGCGTCCGTCGCCATCGTGGCGCTGCGCCGCGAACGGCACGTCCCGTCGCTCGTCGAGCTGCTCGACCGGGCCGCCGTCTCAGCGGTGCAGTCGCTCGCCGACTACGGCTTCCCCCGGGACTGCGAGGCGGTCCTGCTCGTCCAGTCCGACCGCCCCGACCACACCAGCGAGGACGTGCAGCGGTATGCCGCGCTGCTCACCGATGCGGGCGCCGCCGAGGTGGCGGTGGCCGACGACCCGACCGAGGCGGACCTGCTGCTGGCCGGCCGGCGCGCCCTGAGCCCCGCGCTGGAGGCCAAGGGGCCGCGCTACCTGGAGGACGTCTGTGTGCCGGTCGGGCGACTGACCGACCTGATCCGCACCGGTCAGGGCATCGCCGCCGCGCACGGGCTCGAGATCGTGATGGCCGGGCACGCGGGTGACGGCAACCTGCACCCGAGCATCTTCTTCGATGCCGCTGACCCGGGCAGCCGACGACGGGCGCACCAGGCCTTCACCGAGGTCGTCACGGCAGCGCTGGCGATGGGCGGCACGATCACCGGCGAGCACGGCGTCGGGACGCTCAAGGCGCCCTGGCTGGCGCAGGAGCTCGGCGAGCGCGAGCTCGAGCGGCAGCGCGCGGTCAAGGCGCTCTTCGACCCCCGCGGCATCCTCAACCCCGGCCGCGTCTACTGGTCCTGA
- a CDS encoding NUDIX hydrolase family protein, producing MSPLELDRSESWLTREELDAARERLPILYVDAVPVRVDERGAVTAVGLLLRASDGAINRELVSGRVLYHERVRDALVRHLEKDLGPMALPQIPASPQPFTVAEYFPTPGVTPFHDPRQHAVSLAFVVPVAGDCQPQQDALDLAWLTPDEAVAPALLEEMDGGHGVLLRQALAHLGHPL from the coding sequence ATGAGTCCCCTCGAGCTCGATCGCAGTGAGTCCTGGCTGACCCGCGAGGAGCTCGACGCGGCCCGTGAGCGGCTGCCGATCCTCTACGTGGACGCGGTGCCGGTGCGGGTCGACGAACGCGGCGCCGTGACCGCGGTCGGCCTGCTGCTGCGGGCCTCCGACGGGGCGATCAACCGCGAGCTCGTCTCCGGCCGCGTGCTCTACCACGAGCGGGTCCGCGACGCCCTGGTCCGGCACCTCGAGAAGGACCTCGGGCCGATGGCGCTGCCGCAGATCCCGGCCAGCCCCCAGCCGTTCACCGTCGCGGAGTACTTCCCCACGCCGGGCGTCACGCCCTTCCACGACCCCCGCCAGCACGCCGTGTCGCTCGCGTTCGTGGTGCCGGTGGCCGGGGACTGCCAACCGCAGCAGGACGCTCTCGACCTCGCGTGGCTGACCCCCGACGAGGCGGTCGCCCCAGCCCTCCTCGAGGAGATGGACGGTGGCCACGGCGTGCTCCTCAGGCAGGCCCTGGCTCACCTCGGGCACCCGCTCTGA
- a CDS encoding RNA polymerase sigma factor, producing the protein MPGEIATYLLGAQGGVADDFARLHAATNPVLLRYLQVTAEGDHRELAHTVWAAVLPQLPLCAPDDDAWLELVVGAARTAVLTAGAVATPASAPATVPADGVGDPVQDAVAALRSCPSAEADVLAMGAIANLGRAAVARLTGLPPGAVLALVLQGQQRLDVSLDRLITVLRAPGTPAELADLPHVAALFATAFPAAAPAPARPTTAVATTAAAGVVGVGAPVVVALPQPAAVDIPTLGSTAPAAAEVVRTLPSRPLRVGAAAAAWLLAVGGISTAAAMSGLLSVALDGILGGSDRGPLVTAGGPVVPGPALPSTGPTPGDRPSTEPGGTAAPTRPRVAPANPIVPSDVRTGDGSSNQAVSLPRGPGVQIVVASFEQPSSENQTPTDPTDPTTPTDPTTPTDPATPTTPTSRPPVVPAGNGEGPGKGNGQALGNGSPQGRGNTGNGNGAQHPGHGKGHLKHHGKHHAKGHGKHHGKGKATGHGKSKDKAKDQSKHHGKHHDKHHDKHGKGHGHPKGKH; encoded by the coding sequence GTGCCGGGGGAAATCGCCACATACCTCCTCGGCGCCCAAGGGGGCGTCGCGGATGACTTCGCACGCCTGCACGCAGCCACCAACCCGGTGCTCCTGCGCTACCTGCAGGTGACTGCCGAGGGCGACCACCGCGAGCTCGCGCACACCGTCTGGGCTGCCGTCCTGCCCCAGCTGCCGCTCTGCGCCCCCGATGACGACGCCTGGCTCGAGCTGGTCGTCGGCGCCGCGCGCACCGCCGTCCTGACCGCTGGGGCCGTCGCGACCCCGGCCTCCGCGCCGGCGACGGTGCCCGCCGACGGCGTCGGCGACCCGGTGCAGGATGCCGTCGCCGCGCTGCGCAGCTGCCCATCGGCCGAGGCGGACGTGCTGGCCATGGGGGCGATCGCCAACCTCGGCCGGGCCGCCGTGGCGCGGCTGACCGGGCTGCCGCCCGGCGCGGTGCTGGCCCTCGTGCTGCAGGGCCAGCAGCGCCTCGACGTCTCGCTCGACCGCCTCATCACCGTGCTGCGGGCGCCCGGCACCCCCGCCGAGCTCGCCGACCTCCCCCACGTCGCCGCCCTGTTCGCCACGGCGTTCCCCGCGGCCGCACCCGCTCCGGCGCGCCCGACCACGGCTGTCGCCACGACCGCGGCTGCCGGGGTGGTCGGCGTCGGCGCGCCGGTCGTCGTGGCGCTCCCCCAGCCGGCCGCCGTCGACATCCCGACCCTGGGGTCGACGGCTCCCGCAGCCGCGGAGGTCGTCCGCACGCTGCCCAGCCGACCGCTGCGTGTCGGGGCCGCCGCTGCGGCCTGGCTGCTCGCCGTCGGTGGCATCAGCACCGCGGCTGCCATGAGCGGACTGCTCAGCGTCGCCCTGGACGGCATCCTCGGCGGCAGCGACCGGGGGCCCCTCGTGACGGCGGGGGGACCGGTGGTGCCCGGACCCGCCCTGCCCAGCACCGGGCCGACGCCGGGCGACCGGCCGTCGACCGAACCCGGTGGCACCGCTGCCCCCACCAGGCCTCGCGTCGCGCCGGCCAACCCCATCGTGCCCTCCGACGTGCGCACCGGTGACGGATCGAGCAACCAGGCCGTCTCGCTCCCGCGGGGCCCCGGCGTCCAGATCGTCGTCGCCTCGTTCGAGCAGCCCAGCTCGGAGAACCAGACGCCGACCGACCCCACCGACCCCACCACGCCGACCGACCCGACGACGCCGACCGACCCCGCGACGCCCACCACGCCCACCTCGCGTCCCCCGGTCGTGCCGGCCGGCAACGGCGAGGGCCCCGGGAAGGGCAACGGGCAGGCCCTCGGCAACGGCAGCCCCCAGGGCCGCGGCAACACCGGCAACGGCAACGGCGCGCAGCACCCCGGCCACGGCAAGGGCCACCTCAAGCACCACGGCAAGCACCACGCCAAGGGCCACGGCAAGCACCACGGCAAGGGCAAGGCCACCGGGCACGGCAAGTCCAAGGACAAGGCGAAGGACCAGTCCAAGCACCACGGCAAGCACCACGACAAGCACCACGACAAGCACGGCAAGGGTCACGGCCACCCGAAGGGCAAGCACTGA
- a CDS encoding lysophospholipid acyltransferase family protein, giving the protein MEPVYTPVIGVARALFAFQGLKITMTGTEHVPRHGGAVLAINHTGYFDFTYAGLVGVEVGRYVRFMAKKSIWSNPVAGPLMRGMRHIPVDRAAGQGSFDAARQALRAGELVGVFPEATISRSFELKGFKSGTVRLAQEAGVPVLPTTIWGSQRIWTKGQPRRMGRHGIPLLITVGPPIVVAPEENAVRATARVRDAMQAQLHADQERYPTWPAAERHLLPVRLGGTAPTVEEAEEMDRADRRRRAGG; this is encoded by the coding sequence ATGGAGCCCGTGTACACCCCGGTCATCGGGGTCGCCCGCGCGTTGTTCGCCTTCCAGGGGCTCAAGATCACCATGACCGGCACCGAGCACGTGCCGAGGCACGGCGGGGCCGTGCTCGCCATCAACCACACCGGCTACTTCGACTTCACGTATGCCGGGCTGGTGGGTGTCGAGGTCGGCCGGTACGTGCGGTTCATGGCCAAGAAGTCGATCTGGTCGAACCCGGTGGCCGGTCCGTTGATGAGGGGTATGCGCCACATCCCGGTCGACCGGGCCGCGGGGCAGGGGTCGTTCGACGCCGCTCGCCAGGCGCTGCGTGCGGGAGAGCTCGTGGGCGTGTTCCCGGAGGCGACGATCTCCCGGTCGTTCGAGCTCAAGGGGTTCAAGTCCGGAACCGTGCGCCTCGCCCAGGAGGCCGGCGTGCCGGTGCTGCCCACGACCATCTGGGGTTCCCAGCGGATCTGGACCAAGGGGCAGCCGCGTCGGATGGGACGGCACGGCATACCGCTGCTCATCACGGTCGGCCCGCCCATCGTCGTCGCACCGGAGGAGAACGCCGTCCGCGCAACCGCTCGGGTGCGCGACGCCATGCAGGCCCAGCTGCACGCCGACCAGGAGCGCTATCCCACCTGGCCGGCTGCCGAGCGGCACCTGCTGCCGGTGCGGCTCGGCGGCACGGCGCCGACTGTGGAGGAAGCCGAGGAGATGGACCGCGCCGACCGGCGTCGGCGCGCGGGCGGCTGA